Genomic window (Vigna unguiculata cultivar IT97K-499-35 chromosome 10, ASM411807v1, whole genome shotgun sequence):
TGGGAATGAAATCCTCCAAATAAGTGGTGTTAGTTTTCACTTATGAGGTCTTAGCTTTCccaaatttgtattattttataagtttacatataattaaaaatattatttttaatttaatatctttaaatttatacttataaatcaaattttgacattCCTGTCACTAAATTGCATTAATGTGTTTTTGATGAGAAATTTGTTTCTATAAGTTTATTAACTAGTATGACATTTATGCTTAGTATGGGTAAATTTAGaagttacaaaatatatatatatatatatatatatatatatatatatatatatatataatataatataatattaaaaaaagatgaaTATTATTTGCTGGTAGTTTGAAAGACATACATTATAAACCATTcttttagaaatataaatagaatataGTCTCTGAAATTTCAATTGATGATTGAAACtagatcaattttaatttatttgatctataatttaatttttgaatgttTAAAGTtggaatattttcttttcttatgttGATATCTTATCTTGATTTGCAAAATGTGTATTTGATTTGCAACATAGTCTTCTCTAGATATGCACCACTTAGAATTTGACTGGTCCAACATGCCATTCGGTCTGGATGATCAACTAAATCATTAATGAATGTTATTGATCTTTTTTAGGCATCTTGTTCAATAAATTTTGAAGTTACTGCCTTGACCACATCTAGAAACGAAGGTTAGTACCTGTGAACTCTGACTGAATGTTTTTTCTCATGTAATGTTTCTATGCTATTTATAACTGTTTGAATCAAAGTCAcatataatgtatatattatcacataatgataatttctttattctttcaGATGCTTGCCTACCtgttacatttttatttgagttttagATAGTGGGTTGAAGAGTTTTAAATATGGACCACCCTAAGAGTAACCCTTTAGTTTTGGTTGATGATCTTGCATCTGAAACTCCTGGTCCATCTGAAAGTGCAACCACAAATAAAAAGGAAGTCTCAAATGTTTggaattttttcacaaaagtagGAAAAGACAAGGATGGCATTGAAAAGGCTGCTTGTAAGTATTGTGGCAATAACTATAAAGTTGGAAAAAATCctattactaaaaataattatgggACTTCGCATCTAAGTCGGCATGTCAACGTGTGTAGAAGTATTCCAAACATAGATATGGATATGAATCTTTATCAAGAAGGAAAGTTTGGGACACGAAGAATCAATCAAAAGATTCATCGTAAGTTACTTGCGAGAGCCATAATCAAACATAGTCTTCcttataattttgttgaataTGAAGGAATTAGAGAGTggataaaatacattaatccTAATGTTGACATGAAATGTAGGAACACTACTGTTTTAGATGTGGAAAAGGAATACATGGAAGAGATGGATAAAGTTAAGCAAAGAATGTCTAGGATTCCTAATAGAATTTGTTTAACTTCTGATGTTTGGACTGCAGTTACTTCTGAGGGCTATATTTGCCTAACTGCACACTTTGTTGATGAAAACTGGAAATTGACAAGTAAGATTCTTAATTTTTGTCGAATGAAACCACCACACACTGGTGTTGAACTAGAAAGTGTTGTGTTTGATTGCCTAAAGCAATGGggtattgaaaagaaaattttctcaattacCTTGGACAATGCTTATGCAAATAATATCTTGCAAGACATTTTGAAAAGCCATCTTTGTTTTCATAGAAATTTATTATGTAACGGTGAGTTTTTCCATGTACGATGTTGTGCtcacacccttaatttgatagTTCAAGATGGTTTAAAGGTGGTTGACAAAGCACTTCATAGTATTAGAGAGAGTGTTAAGTATGTTAAATCATCAGATGGAAGAACTCTCAAATTCAAAGAATGTGTTAGTGATGCTGGCATAAATATAAGCATTGgtttgagattagatgtaactACAAGATGGAATTCGACTTATTTGATGCTTGAAAGTGCAATCAAATACAAGAAAGCTTTTGAAATTCTCAAAGTGGTTGATaggaattataaaaattgtccaTCTTCTGAGGAATGGAATAGGGGAGAGAAAATGTGTCAATTCTTAGAACCATTTTATGAGATCGCAAACATGATGTCTGGTTCATCTTATCCCACTTCAAACTTGTATTTTATGCAAATTTGGAAAATTCAGCTTATCATTGAAAAGAATTTGTTGAATGAAGATGTCACCTTAAGGGAAATGACTTTGAATATGAAAGACAAGTTTCAAAAGTATTGGAAGGAGTATAGTATTGGGTTAGCTTTTGGAGCTATTCTTGACCCACGACTAAAGGTTGATTTTATAAcgtattgttataaaaaattggATCCTTTGACCTGTGGagagaaaacaaagaaagtGTTAGAGAAGTTCAAGAGGTTGTTTAAAGAATATGTAAAAAACTTGTCTATTCCTGGTGTTTCTCTCTCCCAATCACCTACTGAATCCATCTCAATGTCTCAATCCAATACTGAAGGGAGAAAGTTGAAGAGATCGAGGATTATTTCTGTAAGCATTTTATACCTGGTGttcattgttttcattttttcttgtttcattttgataattaatatgtaaTGCATTGTAGGATTTTAAAATGTATCAGAATGAATCAAAATCTATCGTTGGCAAGAACGAGATAGATGCTTATTTAGGTGAACCAACAATAGATGATGATGAAGACAATGAAGATTTTGATGTGCTCAAATATTGGAAGactagtgaaaaaaaaattcccaTATTGTCTATAATGGCTCGAGACGTGCTTAGTATTCCCATTACTACAGTTGCATCAGAGTCAGCTTTTAGTAAAGGTGGGCGTGTACTCTCTAAATATAGAAGCTCCATTCTTCCTGATCATGTGCAAATGTTGATTTGTACTCAAAATTGGTTACATGGATTTTCTGAAAATCCTAGTGGTAAGTCTATATGTTGTTAGTTTTAAAGTCactttacattaaataattaactctaGACTAGTGATTTGATTGTATCAATTGGTTATGTGATAGATGAAGTTGTTGAATCATTGATGAGTCTAAACTTCTTGAAGATCTTGAAAGTGACCAACAATGACACTTCTTCAGGTTCTCTTATATGCTTAGTCCATTATCTCAATATATTTGGTGTTTAATTCTTTAAGTAAAACATTTCATTTGTAAAATAGATTAATGTAAAGGAACTGTTGAGGATCTTCCTAAACATATTCAGATTGAAGTTGAGAAATCACTCTcagaatttaattttcttaaaaagaaaaattctttgaATATCAATTagcttttactttttaaatcctTGGTGTTTAATTCTTTGAGATAAACTTATACTATGTGAAATGTGTCTAATGTTGACATAAAATTGCTGTTTTTCAGATTATCACAATTGAATTTCTGGACAAGTATAAAAAACAGTGAAGCTAAATTGGAAGCAGTGGATAAACTATTTTATGCTTTCATATATTCTTGATTGGTTGCAGCTGTTTGTTTGCAGATTCTAGTGTAGACCCGGCTGCAACTGGATTACAGGTGGCCTCAGATGGGAAACCAAAAATTCTCGATATTCTTGATTGGTAAGAATTATTGAAGTTTTATCTGTTTTGTATTAATTTACCAATAAGCAATGATATACTTATTTCCCCTTCCAGCACTGGTAGCAGAGACGTTGATACCTCAAAGGTGGTAAAGGCTGATGCTGATGGTTGTATTTTGGGGGCTTCTGGTTCGTGCTAGCTAAGGAAAAATTATGGGAAAATTCTTCAATATATTGTACTATTTCAACTATCTAGTGCCTTCATCTTAACATGTATCACTTGTGATGACTGCTAGTTGCTTATCAGTTTTAAATTCTTGATTGAATTTGAAGTCACAATCCTACTTCATTCTGATACATATGGATGCAAAACAGGGAAGATGCATatgttgttttgttgtgttttttttttcagttatttccattttttttgtattcataatgaatatttttttttaaaaaaaggcCCATGGGTTGGCCCTATACCACAGGGTTTTTGTGGGCTTTTTGGCCCTGTGGGCTTTTCCCACAAGAGGCTTTTTGGCCATGTGGGCTTTTCTAACCCCAGCCCATATGGGCCAGGGCCAAATCATGAAAACTGGGCCAATTTGACAGGTCTACCAAGAAGTATCAACCTGTACACATTCCATGGTAATCTGGAATTAACTTCGTTTCTTTATATGCAGGGATACCTGGACCTGCAAAAACTCATAACAACGTAACATCATattgtttcaattttcaattttccatggaccaaaacaaaacaaaaaaactaattGAAACAAAAACCCCTATGAAAGAGTTGAAACCGGTCGTTCATTAGTCTTCATGTGTGTTGATTAGTGTACCTGACAGTAAAATGATGTATACTGTGGATCAAAAAATGCAAATGAACCGGTGTAACATGCATGCAGGAGCCAGACCGgttgaatatttataatttgcCCGTTGAGAAAACAGACATCCTTTTTCTAGTGACAGATGATAACCATGGAAAGAGTTACAAAACTCAAATCATCAAAGAGGATTGTAGGACTATATTAGCTAAGAAAGCCGCAAGGCTATCTTTAAATTTGTGAAACAGGAAAGTGTGAAAAAATGACAACACCTTTGATAAAATCAAAAGGAATGAAGGACGGTATAACAATTTTTTCTCACAGATCCTAAAAAGAAATTCTTGGCTAGATGATTATTAGACACTTTTGCGAATAACACAAAGCAGGaaaaacaacatattcataaGCTTTTTGCTAATCTTCATACATACAGTAGAAATAAGAGAAGACTCAGCCGATCAGTATATCTAATACATTCTACCACTATATAGGGTGATCAAACAAAGCAGAAGGATTGTTGAAAACATAGTTCAGAAAACTGAAATGTTACGAATAACCTAAACCTATGTAAGTTTCAAAACATCCCTATGCAATTATATATCAAGTCTAAATAATGGAAAATCCAAAACGTAAAAGAAAGGGAAAGAGGAAGAAGGGAACACATTCCATATATTAGAGAAGTGCACCTGCACAAGGGAAAATGGGTGGTGAGCAGTATTTATCCTATGGGTGGTCTATTTCAGAAAGAAATATCCTGCCTAGATCTAAATGAATAGGCAAACAAAAGGGACAGAACACAGACCATAACAACATAAGCAGATCAATAAGCCTCATTTGGAGATTGTTGTTCCTCCTCTTGAAGCTGATGCCCATGAAATTTGCTTGCCTTTAGAGAGTGCCCACTGTTACCATTGTCAATGTCCTCAGCTTTAGTTTTGTTTCCAGGATCCTGCTCTTCCTTCTCACTGTTCCACTGCTCAATTCTGGTACATCTCTCCTCACTGCCATCTCTAACTGGACTACGGTGCCTCCTCCAACCAGGACTTCAACTTCTTCCTCTCCTATGTGCAGGACTCGTGCTCTTGTGTCTCCTGCTGCGACTCTCATGGTGGTCCCTGTCATCGTGCTTTCTGCTATGACTACGATGGGACCGCTCCTCATGGCTCTGATTCCTGTAAGGACTCCTGCTTCTGTTGTGCCTCCTATGGTGCTTTCCAAATAATTGGTGTCTCAAATCCCAGTACACAACATACATCATAAAAATAGAGTTTTAGATTTTATAGCATGTTTGTATGAAGCGACTTTTAGTttttgaattggatttttatacTTAGTGTTTCTATTAATTTAGTTTCAGAATAAAGTGTCATCCAAATTTGTGAAGGCTCCTCTAAACACATGTAACCAACAAACAACCACCATCttcaaggaaaagaaaagaacctaaagaaacacaaaaatcaaagtTCTACCTGCTAATTCTCTTCAAACAAACAACCACCATCTTCAAGGAaaagaaacacaaaaatcaaagtTCTACCTGTTAATTCTCTTCAAATGCATGAAGTTGCAATAGCCACCGCGATTGCAAGTATTCTCCTCGTACTGCCTGCAAGTAGCTTTTCAAAAATTCGTCACAGCGACCAAAAACAACTAAGGCAGTGAACAAAAAATCCGTCGTATACATATATGGCAGATGGCATAACAACTAAGGGCAGAAGCCATGGCAAACAACAAACATTTAGAATTTGTAAAAGTGATATCTTTCCTTCTAATATAATTTCTAACTAATTCtataatcacaatttttttgtaattaactAACTAACTATCACATCCTAACCCCAAGATTGAACCTGCATGCACCACTTTAGAcctgaaaatatgaaaatagaaAGATAAGTTAACATTTAATAAACTTGTAAGAATCAAGAAGCAATCTTCTTCCATCGCCCTGTACATGGTTTTGAATATGGGTTAACGTATTTTCATAGTTAAGTGTGATATAACAGAGGTTGTTCATAATAAAGGGTTCCTAAGATTTTAGGCAATTACATAAAGCTAAAATATTTTCAGTCCAATTAACATATACACTTACGGTTTCCAATTGTTTGTTTAAGAGCACATTCGAGACTATAGTTTCTCCCTGCAAGTTTTTGGAACTCATTGTCAATCATTTTTTGAATTCCATTAAACTAAATCTAACAACTACAAATTTAATCATTGAAAAGTATTATACTCACAAAACTTTAAAGCATATGTCATCACCAAGTTGGTTTGTTAAATAATTACTTGCTTCATACTGAGTTCCTTATCCTCCAAGTATAACAAAGAGACATAAAGGAACACCACAACTCGTGACAATGGatcatcaatatattttaagatcTGCAATGCGAATTCTTGTTGGATCAGTTCTGGCACCAGCCCTAATCGCCGATATAACCTTCAAATCCCTGTGTACACATGTAGCAAGAAGTGCTACCTATGACATGTGACAAACCATGTAATGAAATATCAAGCTTATGAAGGATATATACCAACTTCAAAGCCCAATGGACTTGAAGGATTGTCTAAACCTCAAATGTTATAGCATCTTCAATACACCTATTTTACAACATTGTGTTTCATGCAGTCACACAAAGAAATCAACGACAAAGATTGCAAATACATTTCGCAACTAATCTAGCAAACTAAATAATACAACTTCAAGCACTCGaaataatcaaaacaaaagATGAATTCGAAAATACAACTTGAAGGAGTTCAAGTATAGTTGAGCAGGGATATTTGGCTATATCACAATCAAAGCTTTCGAAAAATTACATGTGTTTATCAAACATCATACCAAATGTCACACCAACTAAAACTTGAGTCccaaatacaaattttgtatttagCCAGCAGAATAACAAACTCTGATGGGAAAACCCTGCAAAGTTGAAGTAAATTATACACaacaaaaaacacacaaattatGTCAGGTGAGGGTATGAGCACATTAAATATATACCATGGATTGTAGAAAACAGTGAATGAACTTCAGTTGGAAATGACATGAGGTAGAGACATTTGTTGCATTGATGAATGACCACTGTAAGCAAAACAACTTTTTGTTAA
Coding sequences:
- the LOC114165379 gene encoding zinc finger BED domain-containing protein RICESLEEPER 2-like, with the protein product MDHPKSNPLVLVDDLASETPGPSESATTNKKEVSNVWNFFTKVGKDKDGIEKAACKYCGNNYKVGKNPITKNNYGTSHLSRHVNVCRSIPNIDMDMNLYQEGKFGTRRINQKIHRKLLARAIIKHSLPYNFVEYEGIREWIKYINPNVDMKCRNTTVLDVEKEYMEEMDKVKQRMSRIPNRICLTSDVWTAVTSEGYICLTAHFVDENWKLTSKILNFCRMKPPHTGVELESVVFDCLKQWGIEKKIFSITLDNAYANNILQDILKSHLCFHRNLLCNGEFFHVRCCAHTLNLIVQDGLKVVDKALHSIRESVKYVKSSDGRTLKFKECVSDAGINISIGLRLDVTTRWNSTYLMLESAIKYKKAFEILKVVDRNYKNCPSSEEWNRGEKMCQFLEPFYEIANMMSGSSYPTSNLYFMQIWKIQLIIEKNLLNEDVTLREMTLNMKDKFQKYWKEYSIGLAFGAILDPRLKVDFITYCYKKLDPLTCGEKTKKVLEKFKRLFKEYVKNLSIPGVSLSQSPTESISMSQSNTEGRKLKRSRIISDFKMYQNESKSIVGKNEIDAYLGEPTIDDDEDNEDFDVLKYWKTSEKKIPILSIMARDVLSIPITTVASESAFSKGGRVLSKYRSSILPDHVQMLICTQNWLHGFSENPSDEVVESLMSLNFLKILKVTNNDTSSDSSVDPAATGLQVASDGKPKILDILDCTGSRDVDTSKVVKADADGCILGASGPWVGPIPQGFCGLFGPVGFSHKRLFGHVGFSNPSPYGPGPNHENWANLTGIPGPAKTHNNRVPTVTIVNVLSFSFVSRILLFLLTVPLLNSGTSLLTAISNWTTVPPPTRTSTSSSPMCRTRALVSPAATLMVVPVIVLSAMTTMGPLLMALIPVRTPASVVPPMVLSK